In one window of Gouania willdenowi chromosome 8, fGouWil2.1, whole genome shotgun sequence DNA:
- the angptl6 gene encoding angiopoietin-related protein 6, with the protein MERTLTIRLVLILTLCITLPEAGGQRQEANGDSKPLLRSSDTKTGRCSYTFIVPQQKLTGALCLNTQPAPTNHSEVAALRGELKRQQEQLERLRGQLEQEGTLAIEVRALRKESNSLNSRISQLYAQLLHEVVQKKDQALEQQRVENLLLNATTLALQVSSNYRELEKKYGLLTSTMSSQNQLIVRLEKQCQCKDSIQSSLVTTESTRIRSNVHPTYSSDANQMTNDVQRDQSAPLPQQEKPAGVNSLLTPTTSSPTDTPLVSFPVTKSPGPWRDCQHVLESGETTSGIYLLHLQNANRLLQAWCEQSQAQGGWTVIQRRQDGSVNFFRTWEQYKQGFGNLDGEYWLGLEHLYWLTKQTSYKLRVSLEDWQGRVVYAEYDSFYLEPESDWYRLRLGQYHGNAGDSLSWHNNKAFTTLDRDKDSYTGNCAHYQKGGWWYHMCAHSNLNGVWYRGGHYRSRYQDGVYWAEFHGGSYSLKRVALMIKPT; encoded by the exons ATGGAGAGGACACTGACTATCAGGTTGGTTCTCATCCTCACACTTTGCATAACTTTACCCGAAGCTGGAGGACAGAGGCAGGAGGCCAATGGCGATAGCAAACCCTTATTACGTTCctcagacacaaaaacaggccGTTGCTCCTACACGTTCATTGTGCCGCAGCAGAAATTGACAGGAGCGCTTTGTTTGAACACACAACCTGCTCCCACCAACCACTCAGAGGTGGCAGCACTAAGGGGAGAGCTGAAACGACAGCAGGAACAATTGGAAAGGCTCAGGGGCCAGCTGGAGCAGGAAGGGACTCTCGCCATTGAGGTGAGAGCCCTTCGCAAAGAAAGCAACAGTCTCAACTCCCGCATTTCCCAGCTTTATGCACAACTTCTGCACGAGGTCGTACAAAAGAAAGACCAGGCTTTGGAGCAGCAAAGGGTTGAGAACCTACTTCTAAATGCCACAACACTG gcgCTGCAAGTGTCTAGTAATTACAGAGAGCTGGAGAAGAAGTATGGACTCCTCACTTCCACAATGAGCTCACAGAATCAGTTGATTGTTCGCCTGGAGAAACAGTGCCAGTGCAAAGACTCCATCCAGTCGTCCTTG GTGACAACTGAATCAACCAGAATCCGCTCCAATGTGCATCCAACTTACAGCTCTGATGCCAACCAAATGACAAATGATGTTCAAAGGGATCAGAGCGCTCCTCTGCCACAGCAAGAAAAGCCTGCAGGAGTGAACTCCCTCCTAACCCCAACCACCAGCTCTCCCACAGACACTCCACTAGTTAGCTTTCCTGTTACCAAATCTCCAG GGCCATGGCGAGACTGTCAGCATGTGCTGGAATCAGGTGAGACTACCAGTGGGATCTACCTGCTGCACCTGCAAAATGCCAACCGTCTCCTGCAGGCGTGGTGCGAGCAGAGTCAGGCTCAGGGAGGCTGGACCGTCATCCAGAGAAGACAGGATGGGTCAGTGAACTTCTTTAGGACTTGGGAGCAGTACAAG CAAGGCTTTGGGAACCTGGACGGAGAGTACTGGCTGGGTCTGGAACACCTATACTGGCTGACTAAACAGACCAGCTACAAGTTACGGGTGTCCCTGGAGGACTGGCAGGGGCGAGTTGTTTATGCTGAATACGACAGCTTTTACCTGGAGCCAGAGAGCGACTGGTACCGTCTGAGGTTGGGACAATACCACGGTAACGCCGGGGATTCCCTGTCATGGCACAACAACAAAGCTTTTACCACTTTGGACCGAGACAAGGACAGCTACACAG GTAATTGTGCTCATTACCAAAAAGGAGGCTGGTGGTATCACATGTGCGCTCACTCCAATCTAAACGGCGTGTGGTATCGAGGAGGTCATTACAGAAGTCGCTACCAGGATGGGGTTTACTGGGCTGAATTCCATGGAGGCTCTTATTCCCTTAAACGAGTTGCCTTGATGATCAAACCCACTTGA